A single Atopobiaceae bacterium DNA region contains:
- a CDS encoding universal stress protein, with translation MQTYQDLGYDKIFVSLDGTEEQDKVLDRAIIVAANNNAELTIGHVIDSTALETAGTYPVDLIPGLEKAFRESIADEVKKAESESQIKKVEVQVRTGRIRETLKEEMLDVVKPDLVICGARGLSSIKYALLGSISTYLLRNCTCDILVVK, from the coding sequence ATGCAGACCTATCAGGACCTTGGCTATGACAAGATCTTCGTCTCGTTGGACGGCACCGAGGAGCAGGACAAGGTGCTCGACCGCGCCATCATCGTGGCAGCGAACAACAACGCCGAGCTCACCATCGGCCATGTCATCGACTCCACGGCGCTCGAGACGGCTGGCACCTATCCCGTCGACCTCATCCCTGGGCTCGAGAAGGCGTTCCGCGAGTCCATCGCGGACGAGGTCAAGAAGGCCGAGTCCGAGTCCCAGATCAAGAAGGTCGAGGTGCAGGTGCGCACGGGTCGCATCCGCGAGACCTTGAAGGAAGAGATGCTCGACGTCGTCAAGCCAGACCTCGTGATCTGCGGTGCCCGTGGCCTCAGCTCGATCAAGTACGCACTTCTCGGCTCGATATCCACCTACCTGCTACGCAACTGCACATGTGACATCCTCGTCGTGAAGTGA
- a CDS encoding undecaprenyl-diphosphate phosphatase, with translation MDLLELAKAALYGLVEGITEWLPISSTGHMLLLNEVLPMAVSADFWDMFLVVIQLGAILAVFVLFFHELNPFSGKKSPDERHDTWGLWAKIIVACLPAVIVGIPLDDWMSEHLETPYVIAAALIVYGVIFIVIETVREHKAERLAASGAMAPSGGAHFSQPDTSTMSATQLADMDAPIQEVADIDMKHALGIGCFQVLSLVPGTSRSGSTIIGGLLLGCSRSAVAEFTFYLAIPVMVGASGLKLVKYFLKGNTFTSMEAAILVVGCVVAFLVSMAAIRFLMGFVKKHDFKPFGWYRIVLGVAVIAYFMLLG, from the coding sequence TTGGATCTTCTCGAACTGGCTAAGGCCGCCCTCTATGGGCTCGTGGAGGGCATCACCGAATGGCTGCCCATCTCGTCGACCGGCCATATGCTGCTGCTGAACGAGGTCCTGCCCATGGCCGTCTCGGCGGACTTCTGGGACATGTTCCTGGTCGTCATCCAGCTGGGAGCCATACTGGCCGTCTTCGTGCTCTTCTTCCACGAGCTCAATCCCTTCTCGGGCAAGAAGTCACCAGACGAGCGGCATGACACCTGGGGCCTCTGGGCCAAGATCATCGTGGCCTGTCTTCCCGCCGTCATCGTGGGAATCCCGCTTGACGACTGGATGAGCGAGCACCTCGAGACCCCCTACGTGATCGCGGCGGCGCTCATCGTCTACGGCGTCATCTTCATCGTCATCGAGACGGTGCGTGAGCATAAGGCCGAACGTCTGGCGGCCTCTGGTGCCATGGCCCCTTCGGGTGGTGCGCACTTCTCCCAGCCTGACACCTCCACCATGAGCGCGACCCAGCTTGCCGATATGGACGCGCCCATCCAGGAGGTCGCAGACATCGACATGAAGCACGCGCTGGGCATCGGCTGCTTCCAGGTGCTCTCGCTCGTGCCAGGCACGTCCCGCTCGGGGTCGACCATCATCGGCGGCCTGCTCCTGGGCTGCTCGCGCTCGGCCGTGGCCGAGTTCACCTTCTACCTCGCCATCCCCGTGATGGTGGGGGCGAGCGGGCTCAAGCTCGTGAAGTACTTCCTCAAGGGCAACACCTTCACCAGCATGGAGGCAGCCATCCTCGTGGTGGGCTGCGTCGTGGCCTTCCTCGTGTCGATGGCCGCCATCCGCTTCCTCATGGGCTTCGTCAAGAAGCACGACTTCAAGCCCTTCGGCTGGTATCGCATCGTGCTGGGCGTGGCCGTGATCGCCTACTTCATGCTGCTGGGGTAG